From Vanrija pseudolonga chromosome 1, complete sequence, a single genomic window includes:
- the SPCPB1C11.02 gene encoding putative amino-acid permease — protein MSYYDKDAEKNAAQAYGHGNFDPEKDHSDPGGVPYADPTHEHVGLAPARDSDQLKRALSARQVSMIAIGGTIGTGLFLGTGKSLATGGPASMVIAYAIVGAIVYITMLSLGEMSTFIPVAGSFCTFVGRFCDDAFGFALTWNYWFNDAVSTASDLVALQLILQYWTEKFPGWALSLIFWVILIAVNLLGVRFYGELEYWLSLIKVIAIVVFIIMSICVNAGANVQHEYIGAKYWTIGDAPFVGGIGGFASVFVTASFAYGGTESIAITAGETKNPVKNMPRVVKNVFWRILLFYILSIILIGFNVPYNYPNLRTKKVVTSPFTIVFQMTGAKAAGSVINAVILTSVLSAGNHALFAGVRLLYTLGAEGHAPRVFARLNKQRVPWVATIATALVSGLCFGSSFIGAGQLWNWLQNLVGVSNQLSWISICFASIRFRRALAVQGKTHMLVFKNWTYPWGPYAALILNSVLVLVQGWTCFSPKFNGVDFVSFYIELPVMLIMFVGWKLIKRTRWVRLDEMDLVTDVYTANDEEIEHDEKTTKGRFKRALNWLF, from the exons atGTCGTACtacgacaaggacgccgagaagaacGCGGCACAGGCCTACGGCCATGGAAACTTCGACCCGGAGAAGGACCACTCGGACCCCGGCGGCGTGCCATACGCCGACCCAACACATGAGcatgtcggcctcgccccTGCACGCGACTCGGACCAGCTGAAACGTGCGCTGTCAGCACGACAGGTGTCCATGATCGCCATCGGCGGCACCATCGGCACCGGTCTCTTCCTCGGCACGGGCAAGTCGCTTGCCACCGGCGGCCCGGCGTCCATGGTCATCGCGTATGCAATTGTCGGCGCAATCGTGTACATCACCATGCTGTCCTTGGGAGAAATGTCGACGTTCATCCCCGTCGCCGGCTCGTTCTGCACCTTTGTTGG CCGTTTCTGTGACGACGCATTCGGCTTCGCCCTGACCTGGAACTACTGGTTCAACGATGCCGTGTCCACCGCGtccgacctcgtcgccctccagCTCATCCTGCAGTACTGGACGGAAAAGTTCCCCGGCTGGGCGCTGTCCCTCATCTTCTGGGTCATCCTTATCGCCgtcaacctcctcggcgtgcgcttctacggcgagctcgagtaCTGGCTGTCGCTGATCAAGGTGATCGCGATTGTGGTGTTTATCATCATGAGCATCTGTGtcaacgccggcgccaacgtTCAGCACGAGTACATTGGCGCCAAGTACTGGACCATTGGTGACGCGCCGTTCGTCGGCGGTATCGGCGGCTTCGCGTCCGTGTTCGTCACTGCCTCGTTCGCGTACGGCGGTACCGAGTCCATTGCCATCACGGCCGGCGAGACCAAGAACCCCGTCAAGAACATGCCCCGTGTGGTGAAGAACGTCTTCTGGCGCATCCTCCTCTTCTACATCCTCAGCATCATCCTGATCGGCTTCAACGTCCCTTACAACTACCCCAACCTCCGCACCAAGAAGGTCGTCACCTCGCCCTTCACCATCGTGTTCCAGATGActggcgccaaggccgccggcaGTGTCATCAACGCCGTCATCCTCACCTCGGTCCTGTCGGCCGGCAACCACGCCCTCTTCGCTGGTGTGCGTCTTCTCTACACCCTCGGTGCGGAGGGCCATGCGCCGCGCGTCTTTGCCCGCCTCAACAAGCAGCGTGTCCCCTGGGTCGCGACcatcgccaccgccctcgtTTCTGGTCTCTGCTTCGGCTCGTCGTTCATCGGTGCCGGTCAGCTCTGGAACTGGCTCCAGAA CCTCGTCGGTGTCTCCAACCAGCTCTCGTGGATCTCGATCTGCTTCGCATCCATCCGCTTCCGccgcgctctcgccgtccAGGGCAAGACCCACATGCTCGTCTTCAAGAACTGGACCTACCCCTGGGGCCCGTACGCTGCCCTCATCCTCAACtcggtcctcgtcctcgtccaggGCTGGACCTGCTTCAGCCCCAAGTTCAACGGCGTCGACTTTGTCAGCTTCTACATCGAACTCCCTGTCATGCTTATCATGTTCGTCGGCTGGAAGCTCATCAAGCGCACAAGATGGGTCCGTCTCGACGAGATGGACCTCGTCACCGACGTCTACACTGCCAACGATGAGGAGATTGAGCACGACGAGAAGACGACCAAGGGTCGCTTCAAGCGTGCCCTCAACTGGCTGTTCTAA
- the DIP5_10 gene encoding Dicarboxylic amino acid permease, producing the protein MAKDYDSDSPGPYEGSNEKALGNDFTTPVDDDSTDNQPRQEETHRSLKPRQISMIAIGGAIGAGFLVGSGTSLSRSGPASMLIAYICMGFCCFATMIALGEMSTKFPTKKGFAGHATRCVDPALGFATALIYLCKYLIVSPNQLVAGSLMIRYWSDLNGAVWVTILGALVFAINLLGIKWFGEVEFWLSLFKITVLTGLIILGLIIDLGGVPGQDRIGFRYWKKAAFKSYKIPGKKGQFLGFVNALVLALLAFMGSELLGMTVGEAKNPRKTIPSAVKKTFFRIAFFFVFGTFVVGLVADSTSPLLATGSGSHGGSSASPWVVAIKLANIKVLPGIINGCLLVYTISAAVSDQYISSRTLYGMAMDGHAPACFKYCTRRGVPITAFAFTGAFMGLAYLVAADSALVIFNYFVNTVTLFGGLSWIAILGSHIGFMRGHKAQGIPRSALPFAFRFQPYMSWIALVITLVLMLFKGFDSFLPISKFSTTGYKSFITHYIGLPVFVFGYFGYKIVHKTKIVDPKTMDLVAGGREFHDVVEDDEEEVAYKAMTFKQKVGYQIKNW; encoded by the exons atggccaaAGACTACGACTCCGACTCCCCAGGCCCTTACGAGGGCTCGAACGAGAAGGCCCTCGGCAACGACTTTACAACCCCTGTTGACGATGACTCGACCGACAACCAACCCAGGCAGGAGGAGACGCACCGCTCCCTCAAGCCTCGCCAGATCAGCATGATTGCCATTGGCGGAGCGATCG GCGCTGGGTTCCTCGTTGGCTCAGGGACATCGCTGTCGCGCTCTGGACCGGCATCAATGCTCATCGCTTACATCTGCATGGGATTCTG CTGTTTCGCCACGATGATTGCTCTCGGTGAGATGTCGACCAAGTTCCCCACCAAGAAGGGCTTTGCAGGCCACGCAACCCGCTGCGTCGACCCTGCGCTCGGCTTCGCCACCGCCCTCATCTACCTGTGCAAGTACCTCATCGTGTCGCCGaaccagctcgtcgcggggTCCTTGATGATCAGGTACTGGAGTGACCTCAACGGCGCAGTGTGGGTCACCATCCTCGGTGCGCTCGTGTTCGCCATCAACCTGCTGGGCATCAAGTGGtttggcgaggtcgagttCTGGCTCAGTCTCTTCAAGATCACCGTCCTCACTGGCCTGATTATCCTCGGCCTTATTATCGACCTTGGCGGTGTTCCTGGCCAGGACCGCATCGGCTTCCGTTACTGGAAGAAGGCGGCCTTCAAGTCGTACAAGATCCCTGGCAAGAAGGGACAGTTCCTCGGTTTTGTTaacgccctcgtcctcgcaTTACTCGCTTTCATGGGCAGTGAGCTGCTCGGTATGACTGTCGGTGAGGCCAAGAACCCTCGCAAGACCATCCCCTCGGCTGTTAAGAAGACATTCTTCCGCATCGCCTTCTTCTTTGTCTTCGGAACCTTTGTCGTTGGACTCGtcgccgactcgacgtcgccccTTCTGGCGACAGGTAGCGGTAGCCACGGAGGCTCCTCCGCCTCTCCTTGGGTGGTGGCCATCAAGCTCGCCAACATCAAGGTGCTCCCTGGAATCATCAACGGCTGCCTGCTCGTCTACACCATTTCGGCCGCCGTCTCTGACCAGTACATTTCCTCTCGCACGCTCTACGGCATGGCGATGGACGGACACGCTCCGGCATGCTTCAAGTACTGCACTCGACGCGGCGTCCCAATCACTGCGTTCGCCTTCACCGGCGCTTTCATGGGCCTGGCATACTTGGTCGCAGCCGACTCTGCCCTCGTAATCTTCAACTACTTTGTCAACACCGTCACGCTCTTCGGCGGCCTGTCGTGGATTGCCATCCTTGGCTCGCACATTGGCTTCATGAGGGGCCACAAGGCGCAGGGCATCCCCAGGTCGGCTCTTCCCTTCGCCTTCCGCTTCCAGCCGTACATGTCGTGGATCGCTCTCGTCATCACCTTGGTCCTCATGCTCTTCAAGGGCTTCGACTCATTCCTCCCCATCAGCAAGTTCTCTACGACTGGATACAAGTCCTTCATCACCCACTACATCGGTCTCCCAGTGTTCGTCTTCGGCTACTTTGGATACAAGATTGTGCACAAGACCAAGATTGTCGACCCCAAGACCATGGACCTCGTGGCCGGTGGTCGCGAGTTCCACGATGTGGTggaggatgatgaggaggaggtggcgtACAAGGCCATGACGTTTAAGCAGAAGGTCGGTTACCAGATTAAGAACTGGTAG